A part of Pectinatus sottacetonis genomic DNA contains:
- a CDS encoding PTS sugar transporter subunit IIB, giving the protein MAKKHVLFVCATGIATSTVVAEKVAQYCKEKGLDIEYHQSNVASVPKNCNGINLIISTTNIPYKLDIPVIRGLNLLTGIGEEDTLKKIYDILVE; this is encoded by the coding sequence ATGGCAAAAAAACATGTATTATTTGTATGTGCAACGGGAATTGCTACATCTACAGTAGTAGCAGAAAAAGTTGCCCAGTATTGTAAAGAAAAAGGGTTAGATATTGAGTACCATCAATCAAATGTAGCTAGCGTACCTAAAAACTGTAATGGTATAAATCTAATTATTTCCACTACTAATATTCCATATAAATTAGATATACCAGTAATCAGAGGATTAAATCTCTTAACAGGAATTGGTGAAGAAGATACATTAAAAAAGATTTATGATATTTTAGTCGAATAG
- a CDS encoding PTS sugar transporter subunit IIA gives MKGSLIFIKDLLNVDIKAQTQKELFTILANPLLNNNFVTSDYLTGVIEREKKFPTGLPTKPYGVALPHTLPQYVIKNSISVGVLKEPIKFKVMGSENDYIDARIIFLLALNENKKQLWMLQAIMNMIRSEKVLTKIATAKKNDVFECISENLF, from the coding sequence ATGAAGGGTAGTTTAATTTTTATAAAAGATTTATTGAACGTAGATATTAAAGCACAGACCCAAAAAGAACTTTTTACCATATTAGCAAATCCATTATTAAATAATAACTTTGTTACTAGTGATTATTTAACAGGCGTAATTGAACGGGAAAAAAAATTTCCAACAGGATTACCTACAAAACCATATGGTGTAGCACTGCCACATACTTTACCCCAATATGTTATTAAAAATTCCATTAGCGTAGGAGTCTTAAAAGAACCTATTAAATTTAAAGTGATGGGAAGTGAAAATGATTATATTGACGCAAGGATAATATTTTTATTGGCTTTAAATGAAAATAAAAAGCAGTTATGGATGCTGCAAGCGATTATGAATATGATCCGCTCAGAAAAAGTATTAACCAAAATTGCTACAGCTAAAAAAAATGACGTATTTGAATGCATTAGCGAAAATTTATTTTAA
- a CDS encoding class II aldolase: MPLVNGFVLLKKIFEKKVVACAFNTTNIETSFGITKAIEDTSIPNYIQIAPTNVKLSGYDYIADIIKKIAIDMKTPLALHLDHGKTMEDVEAAVKAGFTSIMIDGSAKSFEENVAIVAEAVDYCSCYNIPVEAELGAISGKEDNIQGKNDKTNPKLVKEFIKKSKCNMLAVSVGNVHGLESKPHIDFDLLDKIYHNSSVPLVLHGGSGIPFEILKEVKKYGVCKINIASDLRREVVRVYGQAYEKNHMEHNLIKVALNAKSAVYDECKRKILALN, translated from the coding sequence ATGCCGTTAGTAAATGGTTTTGTACTCTTAAAAAAAATTTTTGAAAAAAAAGTCGTTGCCTGTGCTTTTAATACAACGAATATAGAAACATCTTTTGGAATAACAAAGGCTATAGAAGATACCTCAATTCCCAACTATATTCAAATTGCACCCACTAATGTTAAACTATCTGGATATGATTATATTGCAGATATTATTAAAAAAATTGCTATTGATATGAAAACACCACTTGCCCTGCATTTAGACCATGGTAAGACAATGGAAGATGTTGAAGCAGCAGTAAAAGCCGGATTCACTTCAATAATGATAGATGGTTCTGCTAAATCTTTTGAGGAAAATGTAGCTATTGTAGCTGAAGCTGTAGATTATTGTTCTTGTTACAATATTCCAGTAGAAGCAGAACTTGGTGCCATTTCAGGCAAGGAAGATAATATTCAGGGTAAAAATGATAAAACCAATCCAAAACTTGTGAAAGAATTTATCAAAAAATCTAAATGCAATATGCTTGCTGTATCCGTTGGTAATGTACACGGATTAGAAAGTAAACCACATATTGATTTTGATTTGCTAGATAAAATTTATCATAATAGTTCTGTTCCTTTGGTATTACATGGAGGTTCTGGAATACCATTTGAAATTTTAAAAGAAGTTAAAAAATATGGTGTGTGCAAAATTAATATTGCCAGTGATCTAAGACGAGAAGTCGTAAGGGTCTATGGACAAGCCTATGAAAAGAACCATATGGAACATAACTTAATAAAAGTAGCTTTAAATGCAAAATCTGCCGTATATGATGAATGTAAACGAAAAATATTGGCACTAAATTGA
- a CDS encoding BglG family transcription antiterminator, whose translation MMRIQNKRIIKILEILDQSKYSMTGECIASSLGISRSTVRRDIKELNVFLQQFDASVIAEAGSGYKLNNSNNSKYMQMKEKYSINLSGNYQGVNIVPFDYSDRISFIIARILLNSLHNKIVNQEELADELFLSLSTLKKYLSDIKKSLSRFNLKLVTDRLNGVRIDGAEAQIRYCISEYIFNRDDLLNLNNNDFFNDIFPQEEIEIVKHILMKVILKYNIHLTDVAFKNLLVHIVITMRRSSNKNTVEYTKQEQQKLQQSAYFNPSTEILYAVKQQLGVDIDNEVYYLTQHFIASQKFIESSKSRDESRILINNILQRIKNNTGFNLFDDRELISGLMIHLIAAINRLKFNMNIRNEILIPIKNNYPVAFEMAIIASEVIEEQKKVKTNENEIGFLAIHFGASLERNKLNKEIGKTAIIVCGTGLSTALLLKSKLQRRYSGILQIKKVMSCYELTPELINSIDFIFSTVPIPNIETDKIIRVEPIMTKDDLERIEIKLSGGKNIQHIDYEKFFKQELFFANFKAKSTHEVISKISSVMIEKGYIDKNIQKSIFVRENMSSTEIGNFVAVPHALENDMKEAAVAVSVLEEAIKWKKTYVQIVFLLCIPKKLYSVWEPVFKNIYQKFIHGNYTNKFLKNPNYTELINILKK comes from the coding sequence ATGATGCGTATACAAAATAAAAGAATTATTAAAATACTAGAAATATTAGACCAAAGCAAATATTCTATGACAGGTGAATGTATTGCTAGTTCACTTGGCATTAGTCGCAGTACAGTAAGACGGGATATAAAAGAATTAAATGTATTTCTACAGCAATTTGATGCCAGTGTAATAGCAGAAGCGGGAAGCGGTTATAAACTTAACAATTCAAATAATAGCAAATATATGCAGATGAAGGAAAAATATAGTATAAATTTATCAGGAAATTATCAAGGTGTAAATATAGTTCCTTTTGATTATAGTGATCGTATTTCCTTTATAATAGCTAGAATATTACTAAATTCTCTTCACAATAAAATTGTTAATCAGGAAGAATTAGCTGATGAACTTTTTTTAAGCCTATCAACTCTAAAAAAATACTTATCTGATATCAAAAAAAGTTTGTCAAGATTCAACTTGAAACTAGTTACTGACAGACTTAACGGCGTCAGAATAGATGGTGCTGAAGCACAAATACGTTATTGTATATCAGAATATATTTTTAATCGTGATGATTTACTTAATTTAAATAATAATGATTTTTTTAATGATATTTTCCCTCAAGAAGAGATAGAAATAGTAAAACATATTCTTATGAAAGTAATTTTGAAGTATAACATCCATCTAACAGATGTTGCTTTCAAAAATTTACTTGTTCATATTGTTATAACCATGCGACGATCTAGTAACAAAAATACTGTAGAATATACAAAACAGGAACAGCAAAAACTCCAGCAATCTGCTTATTTCAATCCTTCAACAGAAATACTTTATGCCGTAAAACAACAATTAGGCGTAGATATTGATAATGAAGTATATTATCTTACGCAACACTTTATTGCCAGCCAAAAATTTATTGAATCATCTAAGAGCCGTGATGAATCCAGAATTTTAATTAATAATATACTACAGCGCATTAAAAATAATACTGGATTCAATCTTTTTGATGACAGGGAACTCATTTCTGGTTTAATGATTCATTTAATTGCGGCTATAAACCGATTGAAATTTAATATGAATATTCGTAATGAGATTCTTATACCTATAAAGAATAATTATCCAGTAGCTTTTGAAATGGCAATTATTGCTAGTGAAGTTATTGAAGAACAAAAAAAGGTCAAAACTAATGAAAATGAAATTGGATTTTTAGCTATTCATTTTGGTGCCTCATTAGAACGTAATAAGCTTAATAAAGAAATAGGCAAAACAGCCATTATCGTTTGTGGAACTGGTTTATCAACAGCACTTTTACTTAAAAGCAAGCTGCAACGGCGCTACAGCGGAATATTACAAATTAAAAAGGTTATGAGTTGCTATGAACTTACACCAGAATTAATTAATAGCATTGATTTTATTTTTTCTACAGTGCCTATCCCCAATATAGAAACGGATAAAATCATTCGAGTTGAACCGATAATGACTAAAGATGATTTAGAAAGAATCGAAATAAAACTTTCTGGCGGGAAAAATATACAACATATTGATTATGAAAAATTTTTCAAACAAGAATTATTCTTCGCAAATTTTAAAGCTAAATCAACACACGAAGTTATTAGTAAAATATCATCTGTCATGATAGAAAAGGGATATATAGATAAAAATATCCAAAAATCAATTTTTGTTCGTGAAAATATGTCTTCTACTGAAATAGGTAATTTTGTGGCTGTACCCCATGCACTAGAAAATGATATGAAGGAAGCAGCAGTTGCTGTAAGCGTTCTGGAAGAAGCTATAAAATGGAAAAAAACATATGTTCAAATAGTTTTTTTATTATGTATTCCTAAAAAGTTATATAGCGTGTGGGAACCGGTATTTAAAAATATTTACCAAAAATTTATTCATGGTAATTACACAAATAAGTTCTTAAAAAATCCTAATTATACAGAATTAATAAATATTTTAAAAAAATAA
- a CDS encoding DUF4127 family protein, with protein MKIIKYFIVFIAVFCSAAVNGTALAQFNQTILFVPHDNRPISFEQTANNIRALGYKVITPPANLLGSRDDLGHPEALAQWVMDNAGKADFAVLSSDSLVYGSLVASRKHNIAALVLHQRAEYAFYALHKKYPYLPIYVFSSIMRTPQTNAASSEEPAYYHIYGTMIARYTALADKQEKDGLTHKEKKELVQLKKDIPSSDINDWLSRRAGNFAVNKYLIDLAKDKAITYLALGCDDNAKYSQTDKERRELDKYGQSIKGVNYQSVAGIDEIGMILLTRAVNQIKGDIPFVSVHYAPGKGADTIPAYSNEPIKNSVKTHIRMADGLEITNDKRADMVLLLDTDKNGLTYAANDLNNTTLPRANTVAFADMVGKYLAQHKNTAVADIDFGNGADNALMNIMWQRGYLGKLGAYAGWNTPTNSSGYAISMGMLSSYTNQDNIIKMLVPRYLDDWFYQANIRQATANKMDSFTGQGNYGDTKTRTVQAQQYATVLMRQAVKKYGLDKLPGQKNLDELNVKFPWHRLFEVAVITPVSENNKKPSNNN; from the coding sequence TTGAAAATTATAAAATATTTTATAGTATTTATTGCCGTTTTTTGCAGTGCCGCTGTTAATGGTACTGCATTGGCTCAGTTTAACCAGACGATATTGTTTGTGCCGCATGATAACAGGCCGATATCATTTGAGCAGACTGCAAATAATATCAGAGCCTTGGGCTATAAAGTTATTACACCACCGGCAAATCTGCTTGGCAGCCGTGATGACTTGGGACATCCCGAAGCACTTGCCCAATGGGTAATGGATAATGCCGGTAAGGCAGATTTTGCTGTCTTATCATCGGATTCACTTGTTTATGGCAGCCTCGTTGCTTCACGAAAGCACAACATAGCAGCTCTGGTGCTGCATCAAAGGGCAGAATATGCTTTTTACGCCTTGCATAAAAAATATCCATATCTGCCGATATATGTTTTCAGCTCAATAATGCGTACACCGCAGACGAATGCTGCATCCTCTGAAGAACCAGCTTACTATCATATATATGGGACGATGATAGCACGGTATACGGCACTTGCTGATAAACAAGAAAAAGATGGGCTTACACATAAAGAAAAAAAAGAATTAGTACAACTAAAAAAAGATATTCCCTCATCGGATATTAATGACTGGCTTTCCCGCCGTGCCGGAAACTTTGCCGTAAACAAATATCTTATAGATTTAGCAAAAGACAAAGCTATAACTTATCTGGCACTGGGATGTGATGACAATGCTAAATACTCCCAGACAGATAAAGAACGCCGTGAACTGGATAAATACGGCCAAAGCATAAAAGGGGTAAACTATCAGTCAGTGGCAGGCATTGACGAAATTGGTATGATACTCCTGACACGGGCGGTGAACCAGATAAAGGGCGATATTCCTTTCGTCAGTGTACACTATGCTCCCGGCAAAGGAGCCGATACAATTCCCGCTTATTCCAATGAACCAATAAAGAATTCTGTAAAAACACATATCCGTATGGCCGATGGATTGGAAATTACCAATGACAAAAGAGCTGATATGGTATTGCTGCTGGACACTGATAAAAACGGTTTGACTTATGCTGCAAATGACCTGAATAATACCACTTTACCACGAGCAAATACAGTAGCATTTGCTGATATGGTAGGTAAATATCTTGCTCAGCATAAAAACACAGCAGTTGCCGATATTGACTTTGGCAATGGTGCAGATAATGCCCTTATGAATATAATGTGGCAGCGTGGCTATCTTGGTAAACTGGGAGCTTATGCTGGCTGGAATACGCCGACAAACAGCAGTGGGTATGCTATCAGCATGGGAATGCTTTCTTCCTATACAAACCAGGATAATATCATAAAAATGCTTGTACCAAGATATTTGGATGATTGGTTTTATCAGGCTAATATCCGTCAGGCAACGGCAAATAAGATGGATAGTTTTACCGGACAAGGAAATTATGGCGACACAAAAACACGTACAGTTCAGGCACAACAGTATGCTACTGTATTAATGCGTCAGGCAGTAAAAAAATATGGATTGGATAAACTTCCCGGACAGAAAAATTTGGATGAATTAAATGTTAAATTCCCGTGGCATCGTTTGTTTGAAGTAGCTGTTATTACACCAGTGAGTGAAAACAATAAAAAACCATCAAATAATAACTAA
- a CDS encoding endonuclease domain-containing protein produces the protein MFLSQNRQLANNARNLRCNMTKEECHLWFDFLRNYPVKFLRQKIIMHYIVDFYCEKAHLVIEID, from the coding sequence TTGTTTTTATCGCAGAACAGACAATTGGCAAATAATGCAAGAAATTTACGGTGTAATATGACAAAGGAAGAGTGTCATCTATGGTTTGATTTTTTACGGAATTATCCAGTAAAATTTCTTCGCCAAAAAATTATTATGCACTATATTGTAGATTTTTATTGTGAAAAAGCACATTTAGTAATAGAAATTGATTAA
- a CDS encoding CgeB family protein: MKILLIGEKGSYTDSFIYAVKQLKCELNIYSINDFFTSMSFWQRKIYSLGWKDKLFIKFAKKQEKSIKSLYDKTKPNIVFFLGGCIVSQKTVDYMRQESKTAIWLIDSLKEKLFYNAIYHKLAWFNVIFTYEKDDVHLIQERFKKKTVFIPVGYDERFYKKCNTEHKDIDISFVGGRSDLRLSILEKAAEFAYKNRLKMCIYGITMDHESRHFWKKYIEKRRFLHKYPYLSNCLANIRRIPPQKTAEVYRSSKIVLNINRTASAAINPRTFEIMATNSFELMDSRKDYCGIVEPGSNMEIYNDAEDMVNKLDYYLRYEEKRNDIAEAGYNTVKEKYSMNHIVQEIFIEMNEKLN; this comes from the coding sequence ATGAAAATTTTACTTATTGGTGAGAAAGGAAGTTACACAGATTCATTTATTTATGCAGTAAAACAGCTTAAATGTGAATTGAATATATATTCTATAAATGATTTTTTTACATCAATGTCATTTTGGCAAAGAAAAATTTATTCTTTGGGCTGGAAGGATAAACTTTTTATAAAATTTGCTAAAAAACAAGAAAAAAGCATAAAATCGTTGTACGATAAAACAAAGCCCAATATAGTTTTTTTCTTAGGCGGTTGTATTGTTTCCCAAAAAACAGTAGATTATATGCGACAAGAAAGTAAAACAGCTATTTGGCTTATTGACAGTCTAAAGGAAAAACTGTTTTACAATGCAATATATCATAAATTGGCATGGTTCAATGTGATTTTTACATATGAAAAGGATGATGTGCATTTAATTCAAGAACGGTTTAAGAAGAAAACTGTATTTATCCCTGTAGGATATGATGAGCGTTTTTATAAGAAATGCAATACAGAACATAAAGATATAGATATATCTTTTGTCGGCGGACGCAGTGATTTAAGATTGAGTATATTGGAAAAAGCAGCAGAGTTTGCCTATAAAAATCGTTTGAAAATGTGTATTTATGGAATAACTATGGATCATGAATCCCGGCATTTTTGGAAAAAATATATTGAAAAAAGACGGTTTTTACATAAATATCCCTATTTAAGTAACTGTTTAGCAAATATCAGAAGGATTCCACCGCAAAAAACAGCTGAAGTTTATAGGAGTAGTAAAATAGTTCTCAATATAAACAGAACAGCATCCGCAGCAATAAACCCGCGTACTTTTGAAATAATGGCAACTAATTCCTTTGAATTAATGGATAGTAGGAAAGATTACTGCGGCATAGTAGAACCGGGTAGTAATATGGAAATATACAACGATGCTGAAGATATGGTAAATAAGCTGGATTATTATTTAAGATATGAAGAAAAAAGGAACGATATTGCTGAGGCCGGATATAATACAGTAAAAGAGAAGTATTCGATGAATCATATAGTTCAGGAAATATTCATTGAAATGAATGAAAAATTAAATTAA
- the wbaP gene encoding undecaprenyl-phosphate galactose phosphotransferase WbaP encodes MKSNDISTNITKMDHIASYLIPFLLLAMDYLAILAAQKVSIFLRQHVGIFSEYAVMPNVPPLYFYFLIPTVFLVFLHSKEIYVNRAPFWEVIEKVFHAVICSIMVCITVLYFGHIAGGVSRIYVAILGIMSFIFLCTFRYILKKILFKANILLEPVLIIGAGKTAELVLREIGNDTGFGAKVVGFLDDAPVSAILPAKYPVLGGFADAEKIIKQTKVKTVIIAAPGLGKNKLLDMINRVQPLVKNLSFVPDLIGTPIGNVEIQRFYNARLMMLKMKNNMSRQYNRYLKRLFDIVVGGMIFLVLIPFLVIIGFFIKIDSQGKIFYNAKRIGKNNKEFICYKFRTMFNDSDKILTKYMETHPQAAKEWKVYKKIKYNDPRITKIGRSLRKFSIDELPQIINVIKGDMSLVGPRPYLPRERKEMGNYLDTIVKNMPGITGLWQVSGRNEIAFADRLKMDVWYIQNWSIWIDMVLLYKTIIMVLLRKGAY; translated from the coding sequence ATGAAATCTAATGATATAAGTACAAATATTACTAAGATGGATCATATAGCGTCATACCTTATACCTTTTTTATTATTAGCGATGGATTACCTGGCTATACTTGCAGCCCAGAAAGTTTCGATATTTCTGCGGCAGCATGTTGGCATATTTTCCGAGTATGCTGTTATGCCAAATGTTCCACCGCTATATTTTTATTTCCTTATACCGACAGTCTTTCTGGTATTTCTGCATAGTAAGGAAATTTATGTTAATCGGGCTCCATTTTGGGAAGTAATAGAAAAGGTTTTTCATGCCGTGATATGCAGCATTATGGTATGTATAACAGTGCTGTATTTTGGTCATATTGCTGGTGGTGTATCCCGTATTTACGTGGCAATACTCGGTATAATGTCATTCATCTTCCTGTGTACCTTCCGGTATATATTAAAAAAGATTCTTTTTAAGGCCAATATTTTACTGGAACCGGTTCTCATTATAGGAGCAGGTAAGACGGCAGAGCTTGTATTAAGGGAAATAGGTAATGACACAGGCTTTGGGGCAAAAGTTGTCGGCTTCCTTGATGATGCCCCTGTATCAGCAATACTGCCAGCAAAATATCCCGTCCTTGGTGGTTTTGCTGATGCGGAAAAAATAATAAAGCAGACAAAAGTAAAGACAGTTATTATTGCGGCTCCCGGACTGGGAAAAAACAAGCTGCTTGATATGATAAACAGAGTCCAGCCATTGGTAAAAAATCTTTCCTTTGTACCTGACCTTATAGGCACACCCATAGGTAATGTTGAGATACAGCGTTTTTATAATGCTCGGCTTATGATGCTTAAAATGAAAAACAATATGTCAAGACAATATAATCGTTATTTGAAGAGACTCTTTGATATAGTAGTTGGTGGTATGATTTTTCTCGTACTTATTCCCTTTTTAGTTATAATTGGTTTTTTTATTAAAATTGATTCACAGGGAAAGATATTTTATAATGCAAAAAGAATTGGGAAAAATAATAAAGAGTTTATCTGTTATAAATTTCGTACTATGTTTAATGATTCCGATAAAATTTTAACAAAATATATGGAAACGCATCCTCAGGCTGCCAAAGAGTGGAAGGTTTATAAGAAAATAAAATACAATGATCCACGAATAACTAAAATTGGCAGGAGCCTGCGCAAGTTTAGTATTGATGAATTGCCACAGATAATAAATGTAATAAAAGGAGATATGAGTCTTGTTGGGCCACGACCCTATCTGCCACGGGAAAGAAAAGAAATGGGAAATTATTTGGATACTATAGTAAAAAATATGCCGGGAATAACAGGTCTTTGGCAGGTAAGCGGTAGAAATGAGATAGCTTTTGCTGACAGATTAAAGATGGATGTATGGTATATTCAAAATTGGTCTATATGGATAGATATGGTATTGCTTTATAAAACAATAATAATGGTGCTTTTACGAAAGGGCGCCTATTAA
- a CDS encoding sugar phosphate nucleotidyltransferase, giving the protein MKVIILAGGGGTRLFPLSRNDNPKQFLAIDCKNSLFLSDKHIIAGVDVSNLIMVEKDNIIMVTQRGSS; this is encoded by the coding sequence ATGAAAGTCATAATTTTAGCTGGTGGCGGAGGCACAAGGCTTTTCCCACTTTCCCGCAATGATAATCCCAAGCAGTTTTTAGCAATAGACTGTAAAAATAGTTTATTCCTCAGTGATAAACATATTATAGCCGGTGTCGATGTAAGCAATCTGATCATGGTGGAAAAAGATAATATTATAATGGTGACACAGCGTGGCAGCAGCTAA
- a CDS encoding polysaccharide biosynthesis/export family protein, which produces MFPIVKRILIALAVAFYISGMSIAPALAAAADDAPIEIIPGGDFKIASLNTDHLITQYHLAKYDVINIMVVGFPDGIGVNDITIGPDGYVQLPYAGAVKLAGLTIPQATRLLTQKLGEYIKIPSMSIIIKSYGPRKVYVMGDVKDPGIKEMPIDSLNVFAALSAAGGVTNRGRIKHIQVLRSIDGTMYYKEVNMHDYVKKHDMKQNLALQDGDIVYVPDSNKIVFSEDILPYISMYGLYKNLTD; this is translated from the coding sequence GTGTTTCCCATAGTTAAGAGAATACTTATTGCCCTTGCGGTTGCATTCTACATATCAGGCATGTCTATTGCTCCAGCACTGGCGGCAGCTGCTGATGATGCCCCCATAGAAATAATTCCCGGTGGTGATTTCAAAATAGCCAGTCTTAATACTGATCATTTGATAACGCAGTATCATCTTGCTAAATATGATGTAATAAACATTATGGTAGTAGGATTTCCTGACGGTATCGGTGTCAATGATATAACCATCGGTCCGGATGGCTATGTGCAGCTCCCCTATGCCGGAGCAGTCAAGCTGGCAGGTCTTACTATACCGCAGGCAACAAGACTGCTTACGCAGAAACTCGGGGAATATATAAAGATTCCCAGTATGTCGATTATCATCAAAAGCTATGGTCCGCGCAAAGTCTATGTAATGGGAGATGTAAAAGACCCTGGGATTAAGGAGATGCCGATAGATTCACTTAATGTATTTGCGGCGCTTTCTGCTGCCGGCGGGGTTACCAACCGCGGCCGTATAAAGCATATACAGGTACTGCGTAGTATAGATGGAACCATGTATTATAAAGAAGTAAACATGCATGATTATGTGAAGAAACATGATATGAAGCAGAATTTGGCACTACAGGATGGGGATATTGTCTATGTACCGGATTCCAACAAGATCGTATTCAGTGAAGATATCCTGCCATATATCAGCATGTACGGATTATATAAAAATCTTACAGATTAA
- a CDS encoding GumC family protein — MEKEESIDLRILGNIIWQKKKMVSLIIIICTLLALILAFVLPKTYESTTLVQTRTSGVNAASSTATAAAAALGISGNMDSPTLGYIEMMKSRTVLDPIIAKLDMPKEKKAELTAKDFAKKSLDIQNTKGTDLITVMAKGRTPQEAQQISKEVVDNFLLLMTKMNKQTQSLIVTFLSGRIDQAKKDSDDAAQKLEDFSKQTKVYGPDDQAKAVLEQLAAFDKTIGEMEVQRQSAQAQLDSTSAQLKKQNANAREYNVSDNKNVLNLRDSIVAKEVELVGLRQKYTDKHPSVIAAQNELAKLRQSLNSEVASEVSAGTTTLSPLQSTLAQGKAQAQVNIAVANASEAAVKQLEKKAEGSMSSLSDNILQYTKLKRDADIKNEVYLNLVKSCEQAKIQQAMQSMDIQVVDPANLPKKPSAPRKLLITIAGFIIGMIGIFAYSMFLYMKLEK, encoded by the coding sequence ATGGAAAAAGAAGAGTCAATTGACTTACGGATACTGGGAAATATAATATGGCAGAAAAAAAAGATGGTGTCATTAATCATTATTATTTGTACACTGTTGGCACTGATACTGGCATTTGTTCTGCCGAAAACATATGAATCAACTACATTAGTACAAACTCGTACTAGTGGTGTAAATGCTGCTTCCAGTACAGCTACTGCAGCAGCTGCTGCTTTGGGAATAAGTGGTAATATGGATTCACCGACCTTGGGTTATATAGAAATGATGAAAAGCCGCACGGTACTTGATCCGATAATTGCCAAGCTGGATATGCCGAAAGAAAAAAAAGCGGAATTGACAGCAAAAGATTTTGCTAAGAAAAGCCTTGATATCCAGAATACTAAGGGAACAGATCTTATTACTGTCATGGCAAAGGGACGGACACCGCAGGAAGCACAGCAAATATCCAAGGAAGTAGTGGATAATTTCCTCCTCCTTATGACGAAGATGAATAAACAGACACAGTCCCTTATTGTTACGTTCCTTTCCGGGCGTATTGACCAGGCCAAGAAGGACTCTGATGATGCGGCACAGAAATTGGAAGATTTCAGTAAACAAACAAAAGTATATGGACCGGATGACCAGGCTAAGGCGGTGTTGGAACAATTAGCTGCATTTGATAAAACTATCGGAGAAATGGAAGTACAGCGGCAGAGTGCGCAGGCGCAGCTGGACAGTACAAGTGCGCAGCTCAAAAAGCAGAATGCCAATGCCCGGGAATATAATGTATCGGATAATAAAAATGTCCTGAATCTGCGCGATAGTATTGTAGCAAAAGAAGTAGAGCTTGTAGGTCTGCGCCAGAAATATACTGATAAACATCCTAGCGTTATAGCAGCCCAAAATGAGCTGGCAAAACTGCGCCAGAGTTTGAATAGTGAAGTTGCTAGTGAAGTATCGGCAGGGACAACAACATTGAGTCCATTGCAATCTACATTGGCACAGGGAAAAGCCCAGGCTCAGGTTAATATTGCTGTAGCCAATGCCAGCGAAGCGGCAGTTAAACAATTGGAAAAGAAAGCAGAAGGCAGTATGAGCAGTCTTTCAGATAATATTTTGCAGTATACAAAGCTCAAAAGAGATGCTGATATAAAGAACGAAGTATATCTCAATCTCGTTAAAAGCTGTGAACAGGCCAAGATACAGCAAGCGATGCAGAGCATGGATATCCAGGTGGTAGATCCTGCTAATCTGCCCAAGAAACCATCAGCACCAAGAAAATTATTAATTACTATTGCAGGATTTATCATTGGTATGATAGGAATATTTGCTTATAGTATGTTTTTGTATATGAAATTGGAAAAATAA